CCGCCGGTCGCGCCAAAGCTGGTAATCGTAGAATTTTCGATGACAACACCGGACATAGTCTGTGCGTTCACGACATACGTACCTGTGCCATCACTATTGGAATTGCTCAGATTCATGCCTTTGATATGGGTGTTATTTCCAATATTCATCATATAAGACAAACTGGTGTCGGTAGCCGCCAATGCACTTTTTTTTTTTTTGGCCGTCGCATTCATCCCCGATGGGGTTCGCACACCGACCGCACCGCTGCCGATCAATGTTTGCCCGGCGGGTACAATCACAAGGGCGGTTGTATCAATACGGTCAGTAACAATGACCGTGTTTGCCCCGGCATTGGTCAGGGCCGTGTTCAGGGCCGCCGTGTCCGCTATGCCCGCGCTATTCACAATTGTGATGGTTTGGCCATCGGTGGTTTCGGTCGCCGTTTCGCTGCGCCCATAGGCCCCGGCTTGGGTGACGACATCAATATCGCGCACGATCGGGTCCATCATGCGGCGTTCTTGGGTGGTGAGCGTTTTCGATGGGTTTTTATCCCCTGTAAACGCGCTGAACGGGATACGCAAACGGGCGGACACAAATCCTTGGGATCCACGCGGATCATCTTTTTGCCATTCCGCCCCGACAGAGAAACGTGACCCTTTCCACGCAAATGGCAATTCATCAAAGGTCAGATCAAGGCGCAGACGAGGGCCTTGCACATCGTCAACACCATTTGTATCGGAGGAGAAATGATAACCACCAGCATAGGCGCGCAAATTGGTGCCCGAATCCACATCAAAGACGGGCAAGCGATAGCCAACCTCGCCATCGAACCCCTGCATTGCGACTTCTTCACCTTGGGTGACGGTGAAGCTCGACCCCGTAAGGGTCGCGGTGTTTAACGCATCAACAGATTTGTTTTTTTCACCGATGGGCTGATAGGCGTTCACACGCACATCCCAATCTTGGCCCAGCAGCTCTGCGCCCAATGTAATCTGATCGAAATAATTATCATTGGATGTTTGGCGGCGGTGCGGTCAAAATAGCCATAGGCCCCAACATTCCAGCCATGATCCAGCATCTGGCGCAGCCCCAAGCCGAAATTGCCTTCGCTGCTGGAATTGTTATCTGTACGCAGGCGGAGATCAGAGAAAAATAAAGTATCGTCATCTTGAGAAAGCGGCATGAACAAATCGATTTCGCCTACATCACGCTCATTCCCGATTTTACCTTCCAAATCAATATAGGGCTCCCATTTATCCTGCGCCTGCGCCGGCCATGAAAACAAGGCCAAGGTTGTTATGACACCAACGGAACAAAGGGCTTTTGATTTAGAATTCATATTTCTCCCAATCAAGATTTCACATTTTAAAAAATTTACATCAATCACGTCATGATTGCGTACCACAGCAAACGGCCCGTTTCAAGAAACGGGCCGGATTATTGCTTTTTCGTTATTCCACTGTGACCGATTTCGCCAGATTGCGCGGCTGGTCAACATCGGTGCCCTTGGCGACCGCAACATGATAGGCCAGCAATTGCACCGGAATGACGTACAGGATCGGGGCGACGAAGGCGTCGGAGACTGGCATGCGCACGGACCAGCGGCAGCCGCGGCCCAATTGGGTCAAGCCATCACGGTCGGTGAACAGCAGAACCTGGCCACCGCGGGCGATGGTTTCCTGCACGTTTGATGCGGTTTTTTCGAACAATTTATCGTGCGGGGCCAACACGACCACCGGGACCTTGTCATCAATCAGGGCGATGGGGCCGTGTTTCATTTCACCAGCGGCATAGCCTTCGGCATGGATGTAGGAAATTTCT
The genomic region above belongs to Micavibrio aeruginosavorus EPB and contains:
- a CDS encoding right-handed parallel beta-helix repeat-containing protein, giving the protein MRVNAYQPIGEKNKSVDALNTATLTGSSFTVTQGEEVAMQGFDGEVGYRLPVFDVDSGTNLRAYAGGYHFSSDTNGVDDVQGPRLRLDLTFDELPFAWKGSRFSVGAEWQKDDPRGSQGFVSARLRIPFSAFTGDKNPSKTLTTQERRMMDPIVRDIDVVTQAGAYGRSETATETTDGQTITIVNSAGIADTAALNTALTNAGANTVIVTDRIDTTALVIVPAGQTLIGSGAVGVRTPSGMNATAKKKKSALAATDTSLSYMMNIGNNTHIKGMNLSNSNSDGTGTYVVNAQTMSGVVIENSTITSFGATGGGVGVDVRNTTNAIVRNNTITASSNNAGAVGMLINGASNATIADNNFSLSTSGPKTVISGNGTTSIHAGSTGNTTDGGICSFTVAPTGSIGFSTITCP
- a CDS encoding inverse autotransporter beta domain-containing protein, yielding MVRNHDVIDVNFLKCEILIGRNMNSKSKALCSVGVITTLALFSWPAQAQDKWEPYIDLEGKIGNERDVGEIDLFMPLSQDDDTLFFSDLRLRTDNNSSSEGNFGLGLRQMLDHGWNVGAYGYFDRTAAKHPMIIISIRLHWAQSCWAKIGMCV